In the genome of Natronorubrum daqingense, the window GTGACACTCATGCGAGAGCTCTTCGGCGAGACGACCAGCGAGCCGTGGGAGCCGTAACGTCGAGAATCAGACGTCGATACTGCCGCCCTCGAGGAGTGTAACGGAAACGAGACGTGATCGATTTGAGTAGTTGTCAATCGGAAAGTGTTTGGTAGTGGTGTGTGCCAGTAGCTATATGGTAGTACCAGAGGGGTTCGTGCTTCCACCGTGGTATCTTCTCGTCCCGCTTTTGGTCGTGTTGGTGGGGATCGTGGCGCTGCTGTGGGCGCTCGGACCGCCGGTGACCGATCGAACGGTCCTGGCGTTCGCGCCGTGGATGATGTTCGGGTCGACGCTCCACGTGTTACACCGCATCGACGCCTATCCGGACAACCTCGAGTCGTTGTTCGCCGCGCCGAGCGTCTACCTCGTGACGGCGGTGATCGCCGGCAGCGCCTGGATCATCGGAATCTTCCTCTATGCGGGTGGCTTGCAGCCGACGATCGAACGATTCGTCGGGATCTCGGGGACCGCCTTCTTTGCCGTCTTCGTCATGATCTTCCTCAACATCGGCTGGGCGGTTGGGAATTTCGAACTGTTCTGGCCCGTCATCAGCGTCGTCATCGCCGGCGCCGTCACCGCCATCGCCTGGATCGCGCTCAGCCTCCGCTACACCGACGTCGCCGCCACGACGAGCATCACCGGCGTGATCGTCGTCTTCGGCCACGCACTGGATGGGGTCTCGACCGCAATCGGTTACGACGTCCTCGGCGCCGCAGAAGAGGTCCCGCTCTCGAGGCTCATTCTCGAGGCCGGCGAGTCGCTGCCGACGGACGAGTACATCGGTGCTGGCTGGGTGTTCATCGTGGTCAAAGTCCTGCTCGCAGTGGTGATCCTCGGGC includes:
- a CDS encoding DUF63 family protein; this encodes MVVPEGFVLPPWYLLVPLLVVLVGIVALLWALGPPVTDRTVLAFAPWMMFGSTLHVLHRIDAYPDNLESLFAAPSVYLVTAVIAGSAWIIGIFLYAGGLQPTIERFVGISGTAFFAVFVMIFLNIGWAVGNFELFWPVISVVIAGAVTAIAWIALSLRYTDVAATTSITGVIVVFGHALDGVSTAIGYDVLGAAEEVPLSRLILEAGESLPTDEYIGAGWVFIVVKVLLAVVILGLFKEYVDERPQQARVVLALIAAVGLGPGVHNVLQFVIT